One Peptostreptococcus equinus genomic window carries:
- a CDS encoding YbaB/EbfC family nucleoid-associated protein, translating to MAKKGGFGGGMPGGMNMNNLLKQAQKMQADMQKQQEELETKEVEASVGGGAVVVKMNGKRELTDITIKEEVVDPDDVEMLQDLILSAVNQAIRDIDEMQKSQMSKLTGGMNLPF from the coding sequence ATGGCTAAAAAAGGTGGATTCGGTGGCGGTATGCCAGGCGGAATGAATATGAATAATTTATTAAAGCAGGCTCAGAAGATGCAGGCAGATATGCAAAAGCAACAAGAAGAGTTAGAAACTAAAGAAGTAGAAGCATCAGTAGGTGGTGGTGCTGTAGTAGTAAAAATGAATGGTAAAAGAGAGTTGACAGATATAACTATAAAAGAAGAAGTAGTAGATCCAGATGACGTAGAAATGCTACAAGATTTAATCTTAAGTGCTGTAAATCAGGCTATTAGAGATATTGATGAAATGCAAAAATCTCAAATGAGTAAATTAACAGGAGGAATGAATCTACCATTTTAG
- a CDS encoding metallophosphoesterase, translated as MWIFIILIAALIIAFIILSKKADKNKKKYIANEEEINFEDKINGFNKEINIIQISDIHFLSSKLTDYGKAFYENVEKGDAKSVRYVEAIIDAFVYQILNQKPDLVIISGDISYNGERESHIDFSKKLKVLKEHNIDSIVLPGNHDIEYYRVQEFFGDRPGELDSTSVDDFCEIYKEFGMGDNSKIISRDKNSLSYIYKINENICLMLIDTNTKDNIMNISDKTYKWIEKELNSMKESNITTIGVTHQNILGHNKMFISGYKITNSSKLVDLFNKYNVRLNISGHMHAQHIAENKNVYDAAVGSVSLYPNLYANIKIDYRRNIHYSTSKVDVKKWAIENNITNNDLRSFDTYIYNFMEKSTNEKIIESFEKNNIPKNHRKEMLDFLNRTNYAYFSGIMSEYDDLDLEHPGYNLWQNYFERDLFGKYLDSIYQEEKKNHNYLEIKN; from the coding sequence ATGTGGATTTTTATAATATTAATAGCTGCTTTAATCATTGCTTTTATTATTTTATCAAAAAAAGCAGATAAAAATAAAAAAAAATATATAGCAAATGAAGAAGAAATAAATTTTGAAGATAAAATAAATGGTTTTAATAAAGAAATCAATATTATACAGATAAGCGATATACATTTTTTATCTTCAAAACTGACTGATTATGGTAAAGCTTTCTATGAAAATGTCGAAAAAGGAGATGCGAAATCTGTAAGATATGTTGAAGCTATAATTGATGCTTTTGTATATCAGATTTTAAATCAAAAACCAGATTTAGTAATAATAAGTGGTGATATTTCATACAATGGAGAAAGAGAAAGCCATATAGATTTTTCAAAAAAATTAAAAGTTCTAAAAGAGCATAATATAGATTCAATTGTACTACCTGGTAATCATGATATTGAATATTATAGGGTTCAAGAATTCTTTGGAGATAGACCTGGAGAATTGGATTCTACAAGTGTGGATGATTTTTGTGAAATATATAAAGAGTTTGGTATGGGAGATAATAGTAAAATTATTAGTAGGGATAAAAATTCTTTATCATATATATATAAAATAAATGAAAATATATGCCTAATGCTTATAGATACCAATACAAAAGATAACATAATGAATATATCTGATAAAACCTATAAGTGGATTGAGAAAGAGTTAAATTCTATGAAAGAGTCAAATATTACAACAATAGGAGTTACTCATCAAAATATTTTGGGCCATAATAAGATGTTTATATCTGGCTATAAGATAACAAATAGTTCAAAATTAGTAGACTTATTCAATAAGTATAACGTGAGGTTGAATATAAGTGGTCATATGCATGCACAACATATAGCAGAGAATAAAAATGTTTATGATGCTGCAGTTGGTTCAGTAAGCTTATATCCTAATCTATATGCTAATATAAAAATAGATTATAGAAGAAATATACATTATTCCACTTCAAAGGTGGATGTAAAAAAGTGGGCTATTGAAAATAATATTACAAATAATGATCTTAGAAGCTTTGATACATATATATATAATTTTATGGAAAAAAGTACAAATGAGAAAATAATAGAATCCTTTGAAAAAAATAATATTCCGAAAAATCATAGAAAAGAAATGTTAGATTTTCTAAACAGAACGAACTATGCTTATTTTTCAGGTATAATGTCAGAATATGATGATTTGGATTTAGAGCATCCAGGTTATAATTTATGGCAAAATTATTTTGAAAGAGATTTATTTGGAAAATATTTAGACAGTATATATCAAGAAGAAAAGAAAAATCATAATTATCTAGAAATAAAAAATTAA
- a CDS encoding QueT transporter family protein, producing the protein MYFINKKTLTRQAIVAALYAIMTIAVPALSYGPIQFRLSEILTLLAFFNPEYIVGLTLGCAIANIFSSLGAIDIVVGTLASFLALTAMSKIKNIWIASLMPAIFSILIGLEIVLISPVPLSFFVITAQIMLSELIIVTILGVPIFKTLMKNKDFYRLIKE; encoded by the coding sequence ATGTATTTTATCAACAAAAAGACTTTAACAAGACAAGCTATAGTAGCAGCACTATATGCTATAATGACTATAGCAGTACCAGCACTATCATATGGACCTATTCAGTTTAGGCTTTCAGAAATTTTGACATTACTAGCATTTTTTAATCCAGAATATATAGTAGGTCTGACACTTGGTTGTGCTATTGCTAATATTTTTTCCAGTTTGGGAGCAATAGATATAGTAGTTGGTACATTGGCTAGCTTTTTAGCTCTAACAGCTATGAGTAAGATTAAAAATATATGGATAGCATCTTTAATGCCAGCAATATTTTCAATCTTGATTGGACTTGAAATAGTTTTAATATCACCTGTTCCGCTGTCATTTTTTGTGATTACAGCTCAAATAATGTTATCAGAATTAATAATTGTAACTATTTTAGGTGTTCCTATTTTTAAAACACTTATGAAAAATAAGGATTTTTATAGATTAATCAAAGAATAG
- a CDS encoding cell wall-binding repeat-containing protein — MHIFKKIMAVCAISIFTISYTKIATYASSVSNNIILSGADRFETAIKISKYAYNSGASGVILVNSHSIPDSLAVGPLSKKLQYPVLLNSRDTINPTTLSEIKRLKANKIIIIGGENSISTIQENSLLKMGYTVERISGKDRSSTSIEIAKKLKTLNNNTSFNSVFFVEGYKSLVDAACASAAASKINSPIIFIGTNLDEFKNSLYTLNADNKYFIGGSSNNYSYLFNNSRSIFGKDRNETSLNIAKTFFRDYQYVFIAKNGQENQSELIDSVAVGGVAGTKNSPVIFVSKNSPISYSLKSYLDSKNFSTLVQTGGGLSVRADEIIGKIYIRQDYKLLNVNQINQYEAGAPMGCEAASLLQGLKYKGYASDKTLYSFLREMPIATDNNPYHGFAGTPYKVVYGVYQSIFPQPLSEWGNKYGKVENISGRDSNFIRDEISKGNPVVFYGTYDFKPPIYNDYFWGNNAVDNAHVMLVDGYNSKSMHIVDPAKNDTDGYWIANSAFDSSYNINKYAVVIR; from the coding sequence ATGCATATATTTAAAAAAATTATGGCAGTATGTGCCATTTCAATATTTACAATTTCATATACTAAAATCGCTACTTATGCATCTAGTGTTAGTAATAATATCATTTTATCTGGAGCAGATAGGTTTGAGACCGCTATCAAAATTTCTAAATATGCTTATAATTCAGGAGCAAGTGGTGTCATTTTAGTAAATTCTCATAGTATACCTGATTCTTTAGCTGTAGGACCTCTTTCAAAAAAGCTTCAATATCCAGTTCTACTCAATTCAAGAGATACTATTAATCCAACTACTCTAAGTGAAATAAAAAGGCTAAAAGCAAATAAAATAATTATTATAGGTGGAGAAAATAGTATATCTACTATTCAGGAAAATTCATTGTTAAAAATGGGTTATACTGTTGAGAGAATTTCTGGAAAAGATCGAAGTTCTACTTCTATAGAAATTGCAAAAAAATTAAAAACATTAAATAACAATACATCTTTTAATTCTGTATTTTTTGTAGAAGGTTATAAATCTCTTGTAGATGCAGCCTGTGCAAGTGCTGCTGCTTCAAAAATTAATTCACCTATAATATTTATAGGAACTAATTTAGATGAATTTAAGAATAGTTTATATACTCTAAATGCAGATAATAAGTATTTTATAGGTGGTTCAAGCAATAACTATTCATATTTATTTAATAACAGTAGATCAATATTTGGAAAAGATAGAAATGAAACCAGTTTAAATATAGCTAAAACTTTTTTTAGAGATTATCAATATGTATTTATAGCAAAAAATGGTCAGGAAAATCAATCTGAATTAATAGATTCAGTAGCTGTTGGCGGTGTTGCTGGTACAAAAAATTCTCCAGTAATTTTTGTTTCAAAAAACTCACCTATTTCATATTCCTTAAAATCATATCTTGATTCAAAAAATTTCTCTACCTTGGTCCAAACAGGTGGTGGATTAAGTGTAAGAGCTGATGAAATAATAGGAAAAATATATATTAGGCAAGATTATAAACTTTTAAATGTAAATCAAATAAACCAATATGAGGCAGGAGCTCCTATGGGTTGTGAAGCAGCTTCACTATTACAAGGGTTAAAGTACAAAGGCTACGCTAGTGACAAAACGCTTTATTCTTTTTTAAGAGAGATGCCTATAGCAACTGACAACAATCCATATCACGGATTTGCAGGAACCCCTTACAAAGTAGTATATGGAGTATATCAATCTATATTTCCTCAGCCACTAAGTGAATGGGGAAACAAATATGGTAAAGTGGAAAATATCAGCGGAAGAGATTCTAACTTTATAAGAGACGAAATTTCAAAAGGAAATCCTGTTGTATTTTACGGAACATATGATTTTAAACCACCTATATATAATGATTATTTTTGGGGAAATAATGCTGTAGATAATGCTCATGTAATGTTGGTTGATGGATATAATTCTAAGTCTATGCACATAGTAGATCCTGCTAAAAATGATACTGACGGATATTGGATTGCAAATTCAGCATTTGATAGTTCATACAATATAAATAAATATGCTGTGGTAATTAGATAA
- the rbsK gene encoding ribokinase, with amino-acid sequence MKKVLVLGSISTDFVSITDTRPNVGETVEGRDFFTTFGGKGANQAVAAARLEADVTMLGNVGDDSFADSLIKNLKDNNIETSYVEPVTHISSGAALITICDNDNSIVYVPGANGKVNANYVSRYEEIIKKFDIVVCQNEVPEDAIEKLIEIAHNNNIPSVMNPAPYRKLKDDLIEKITYLIPNESECKLLYPNLSIEEAIEKNPNKLIVTMGSDGVLFNDGKENIKISSYKVQALDTTGAGDTFIGSFATAISNGMDLNQAIDFANLSASHSVTKMGAQGGMPELKELKKDENFNSHWTI; translated from the coding sequence ATGAAAAAAGTATTAGTATTAGGAAGTATATCTACAGATTTTGTTTCTATTACAGATACTAGGCCGAATGTGGGTGAAACTGTAGAAGGAAGAGATTTCTTTACTACTTTCGGTGGAAAAGGAGCTAATCAAGCGGTTGCAGCAGCTAGACTAGAAGCTGATGTTACTATGTTGGGAAATGTTGGAGATGATTCATTTGCAGATTCTCTAATAAAAAACCTAAAAGATAATAATATAGAAACAAGTTATGTGGAACCGGTGACACATATTTCATCTGGAGCGGCTTTAATCACTATATGTGACAATGACAACTCTATTGTATATGTTCCTGGAGCAAATGGTAAGGTAAATGCAAATTATGTATCAAGATATGAAGAAATCATAAAAAAATTTGATATAGTAGTTTGCCAAAATGAAGTGCCAGAAGATGCTATAGAAAAATTGATAGAAATTGCTCATAATAACAATATTCCATCAGTAATGAATCCAGCACCTTATAGAAAATTAAAAGATGATTTAATAGAAAAGATAACCTATTTAATACCTAATGAAAGTGAGTGTAAATTATTATATCCTAATTTAAGCATTGAAGAGGCTATAGAAAAGAATCCAAATAAGCTAATAGTGACAATGGGTTCTGATGGAGTATTATTTAATGACGGTAAAGAAAATATAAAAATAAGTTCATATAAAGTCCAAGCATTGGATACCACTGGAGCGGGTGATACTTTTATAGGAAGTTTTGCAACAGCCATATCAAATGGTATGGACTTGAATCAGGCTATAGATTTTGCCAACCTTTCTGCATCTCATTCAGTAACTAAAATGGGAGCTCAAGGAGGAATGCCTGAACTAAAAGAATTGAAAAAAGATGAGAACTTCAATAGTCATTGGACTATATAG
- the recR gene encoding recombination mediator RecR, giving the protein MENYSEPIDRLINEFSKLPGVGRKTAQRLAFHVINMQNDDVQGLARALQDVKKEIKYCKVCCNISDSDICSICSNNHRDESTICVVEDPRDVMAMERTKDYNGKYHVLNGVISPMDGIGPEMLKIKELMSRLGDGKVKEIIMATNPTIEGEATAMYISRLVKPMGIKVTRIAHGLPVGGDLEYADDVTISKALEGRREI; this is encoded by the coding sequence ATGGAAAATTATAGTGAACCTATAGATAGACTGATTAATGAGTTTTCCAAATTACCTGGGGTAGGAAGAAAAACAGCACAAAGACTAGCTTTTCATGTAATTAATATGCAAAACGATGATGTACAAGGTCTCGCTAGAGCACTTCAAGATGTAAAAAAAGAAATAAAATACTGTAAGGTATGCTGTAATATTTCTGATTCAGACATATGTAGCATATGCTCTAATAATCACAGGGATGAATCTACTATATGTGTAGTAGAAGATCCAAGAGACGTCATGGCAATGGAAAGAACCAAGGATTACAATGGAAAATACCATGTATTAAATGGTGTAATATCACCAATGGATGGTATAGGACCAGAAATGCTTAAGATAAAGGAATTAATGTCTAGATTGGGTGATGGTAAGGTAAAGGAGATAATAATGGCTACAAACCCTACGATAGAAGGAGAAGCTACAGCTATGTATATTTCTAGACTAGTAAAGCCGATGGGTATAAAAGTTACTAGAATAGCCCATGGCTTACCTGTAGGCGGAGATTTGGAATATGCAGATGATGTTACTATTTCAAAAGCATTAGAAGGAAGAAGAGAAATATAG
- a CDS encoding CaiB/BaiF CoA transferase family protein — translation MSNNTALSNLKILDFSTLLPGPYATLMLADMGAEVLKISSKSKVDLVYNMGEFDEELNLSANQLWINRNKKTMSLNLKSKEAIEIIQELIKEYDILVEQFRPGVMKKLGLSYEELSKINPKLIYCSISAYGNSGPLKNIAGHDNNFLAKSGLYSLSGRKDQGPSLMNAQIGDIAGGALHSVVGILAAVNYRNISGKGQYIDISMLDTIIPMNTFEGTSYLMSGKLKGREEFDLNGQGIYDIYETSDKEYISIGSLEPKFLKKLAEAIDLEELIEHGPTPKDGGILKEKLRKIIKSKPISHWKQTICNLDACIEPILDYNQSFNEDPQIKAREMIIEVDAGKKKIRQFAMPIKFSESKAQYNFAGREIGIDTKDVLKSLKYSDEKIKELEEKDVFK, via the coding sequence ATGAGTAATAATACTGCACTTTCAAACCTAAAAATTTTAGATTTTTCTACTTTGTTGCCCGGACCCTATGCAACTCTTATGCTAGCAGATATGGGTGCCGAAGTACTAAAAATTAGTTCTAAATCAAAGGTTGATTTAGTTTATAATATGGGCGAATTTGATGAGGAATTAAATCTCAGTGCTAATCAGTTATGGATTAACAGAAATAAAAAAACTATGTCATTGAACCTGAAATCCAAAGAAGCAATAGAAATTATACAAGAGCTTATTAAAGAATATGATATTCTAGTTGAACAGTTTAGGCCGGGTGTAATGAAAAAACTCGGGCTTTCATATGAGGAACTATCTAAAATAAACCCAAAACTAATCTATTGTTCTATATCTGCCTATGGTAATAGTGGGCCTCTAAAGAATATAGCTGGACATGACAACAATTTTTTAGCCAAGAGTGGCTTATATTCTTTATCTGGTAGAAAAGACCAAGGCCCATCACTTATGAACGCTCAAATTGGTGATATAGCTGGTGGTGCACTTCATTCAGTAGTAGGTATATTAGCAGCTGTAAATTATAGAAATATTAGTGGCAAAGGACAATATATAGATATATCTATGCTAGACACTATAATTCCTATGAATACATTTGAAGGTACATCTTATCTCATGTCTGGAAAATTAAAAGGACGAGAAGAATTTGATTTGAATGGACAAGGTATTTACGATATTTATGAAACTTCAGATAAAGAATATATAAGCATAGGATCATTAGAACCTAAATTCTTGAAAAAATTAGCTGAAGCTATAGACCTTGAAGAATTAATTGAGCATGGTCCAACTCCAAAGGATGGAGGTATATTAAAAGAAAAATTAAGGAAAATTATAAAATCCAAACCTATATCACATTGGAAACAAACTATTTGCAATCTAGATGCCTGCATAGAGCCAATACTCGATTATAATCAATCTTTCAATGAAGATCCACAAATAAAAGCAAGAGAAATGATTATAGAGGTAGATGCTGGTAAGAAAAAAATTAGACAATTTGCTATGCCTATTAAATTCTCTGAATCAAAAGCACAATATAATTTTGCTGGAAGAGAAATAGGTATAGATACAAAAGATGTATTAAAATCTCTAAAATATAGTGATGAAAAAATAAAAGAGTTAGAAGAAAAAGATGTTTTCAAATAA
- a CDS encoding MGDG synthase family glycosyltransferase yields the protein MKKVLIMTASTGGGHNRAAKAICEELTSRSFNGEVIECKIIDSFKLVNQSFDRLISEGYELSAKYTPTAYGKAYNMSDRKLFSYNEFKSNPLSVIMARKFKKLIAIEKPDLIIGTHAFPLVALSRLKKGARGEDLGAEFSEFVEKNNPCKSTFPPLVSVLTDYTAHMAYLQNEIDYYICGDEFVRELLIDDGIDKNKIKAFGIPVEKSFLEHRSKKFVLEELGLDPNKKTVLLMGGSFGAGNIKGTLDDLVEVDRDFQILVITGRNNSLKRSLENRINKYNTNVNIKIVGFTKIMNDILPSIDILITKPGGLTTTEALLKDVPMVVPYFIPGQEGENLDFLTNCGVAIRTTKKFSIKSVVKVLIDHPERLERMKENIRGIKKLNSAENIAKLSLQIFEESPVDYTACSSRKIFSHFSQVLKSFII from the coding sequence ATGAAAAAAGTTTTGATAATGACAGCTTCAACCGGTGGGGGACACAACAGAGCAGCTAAAGCAATTTGTGAAGAATTGACAAGCCGTTCTTTTAATGGAGAAGTCATAGAATGTAAAATAATAGATAGTTTTAAACTAGTCAATCAGAGTTTTGATCGATTGATATCTGAAGGATATGAATTATCTGCTAAGTATACTCCTACAGCATACGGAAAGGCATATAATATGTCAGATAGAAAATTATTTTCTTACAATGAATTCAAGAGTAATCCTCTTTCTGTAATTATGGCTAGGAAATTTAAAAAACTTATAGCAATAGAAAAGCCTGATTTGATTATAGGTACACATGCTTTTCCACTAGTTGCTCTTAGTAGATTAAAAAAAGGTGCTAGAGGAGAAGATCTTGGAGCTGAGTTTTCAGAGTTTGTAGAAAAGAATAATCCTTGTAAGTCTACATTCCCACCTTTAGTTTCTGTTCTTACAGACTATACTGCACATATGGCTTATCTGCAAAATGAGATAGATTATTATATATGCGGTGATGAATTTGTAAGAGAGTTACTTATAGACGATGGAATAGATAAAAATAAAATAAAAGCTTTTGGTATCCCCGTTGAGAAATCATTCTTAGAACATAGATCGAAAAAATTTGTCTTAGAAGAACTAGGACTAGATCCTAATAAAAAAACCGTACTTTTGATGGGTGGTAGCTTTGGAGCTGGTAACATAAAGGGAACTTTAGATGATTTAGTTGAAGTTGATAGGGATTTCCAAATACTTGTTATAACTGGTAGAAACAACTCGCTAAAACGTAGTCTAGAAAATAGGATTAATAAGTATAATACGAATGTGAATATAAAAATTGTAGGGTTTACAAAAATAATGAACGATATTTTACCTTCGATAGATATTTTAATTACAAAACCAGGCGGACTTACTACTACAGAAGCACTTCTGAAAGATGTCCCAATGGTAGTTCCATACTTTATACCTGGACAAGAAGGTGAAAATCTAGACTTCTTGACTAATTGTGGCGTAGCTATACGTACTACAAAAAAATTCTCTATAAAATCTGTTGTAAAGGTATTAATTGACCATCCTGAAAGACTTGAGAGAATGAAAGAAAATATTAGAGGTATTAAGAAATTAAATTCTGCTGAAAATATAGCGAAATTATCTTTACAAATATTTGAAGAATCACCTGTTGATTATACAGCCTGCTCTTCTAGAAAGATTTTTTCTCATTTTTCACAGGTACTTAAATCATTTATAATATAA
- a CDS encoding radical SAM protein gives MNRYSVIVDKNPREIILLRSHPCKWGRCFFCDYINDNSVNEEEMISTNKEIIKKIDGRFNSLEVINSASVFELPKQSLIDIREKCIEKGITTLYFEAYYNYRYKLGEIRDFFQGINIEFKCGIESFDHEFRNSYLNKNIIFETPQEVAQFFDNICLLVGIEGQNEKMIDRDMEIAQKYFKKACINIFVENTTPVKRDEKLVKYFKDNYSHLENMPNIEILWNNTDFGVGN, from the coding sequence ATGAATCGATACAGTGTAATTGTCGACAAAAATCCAAGAGAGATTATTTTACTGCGTTCTCATCCGTGTAAATGGGGACGCTGTTTTTTTTGTGATTATATAAATGACAATTCAGTAAACGAAGAAGAAATGATTTCAACAAACAAAGAAATCATAAAAAAAATTGATGGAAGATTTAATAGCCTAGAGGTCATAAATTCTGCCTCTGTATTTGAACTTCCGAAACAAAGCCTTATAGATATAAGGGAAAAATGTATAGAAAAAGGTATTACTACCCTATACTTTGAAGCCTACTATAACTATAGGTATAAACTTGGTGAAATAAGAGATTTTTTCCAAGGAATAAATATAGAATTTAAATGCGGCATTGAAAGTTTTGACCATGAATTTAGGAATTCATACCTAAACAAAAATATTATTTTCGAAACTCCTCAAGAGGTAGCACAATTTTTCGATAATATTTGTTTGTTGGTTGGAATTGAAGGACAAAACGAAAAAATGATCGATAGGGATATGGAAATAGCCCAAAAATATTTTAAAAAAGCTTGCATTAATATATTTGTTGAAAATACAACTCCTGTAAAAAGGGATGAGAAACTCGTAAAATACTTTAAAGACAATTATTCACATCTAGAAAATATGCCTAATATTGAAATCTTGTGGAATAATACAGACTTTGGAGTTGGAAATTAA
- a CDS encoding LacI family DNA-binding transcriptional regulator translates to MATIKDVAKLAGVSVATVSRYINSNGYVSIESKEKIAKSIKELNYTPNEVARSLYKKTSKMVALIIPQIDNPYFTDLAKGVEDILKKEGYHLIISHLSEKDQVEKYVESFAMNNIAGIISAIESEKFSDISCPVVGVDRSRDVFEYAVYFDDLEGGKISANALKNTNARNVLINAGPKNIDVAKYRLQGMIEVLESNNISYDIYYSDTYDFESTQGLVDYLEGNIYKYDTIIACNDISSLTLAIYLQSRGIKIPEDIQIIGYDNTVFSKFFIPKLASINHDGKELGLLAAKMLIKLIKKENVEVKKIELRPYLVENNSLRK, encoded by the coding sequence ATGGCTACAATAAAGGATGTCGCAAAATTAGCAGGAGTATCTGTTGCTACTGTATCTAGATATATAAACAGCAATGGTTATGTAAGTATAGAATCTAAGGAAAAAATAGCAAAGTCTATAAAAGAATTAAATTATACACCTAATGAGGTTGCAAGATCGCTTTATAAAAAAACTTCTAAAATGGTTGCACTAATAATACCACAGATAGATAATCCATATTTTACGGATTTAGCCAAGGGAGTAGAAGATATACTAAAAAAAGAGGGATATCATCTAATAATCAGTCATTTATCTGAAAAAGATCAGGTTGAAAAATATGTTGAATCTTTTGCTATGAATAATATAGCGGGAATAATTTCCGCCATAGAATCAGAAAAATTTAGTGACATTTCATGCCCAGTAGTGGGGGTAGACCGTTCAAGAGATGTATTTGAATATGCTGTATATTTTGATGATTTGGAAGGTGGAAAAATAAGTGCTAATGCGCTTAAAAACACAAATGCAAGAAATGTGTTAATAAATGCTGGACCAAAGAATATAGACGTTGCAAAATATAGACTTCAAGGCATGATAGAAGTTTTAGAGTCTAATAATATAAGCTATGATATATATTATTCTGATACATATGATTTTGAGTCAACTCAGGGTTTAGTGGATTATTTAGAAGGTAATATATATAAATATGATACTATTATAGCCTGTAATGATATTAGTTCTTTAACACTTGCTATATATTTACAAAGTAGAGGAATAAAGATACCTGAAGATATACAGATTATAGGTTATGATAACACTGTATTTTCGAAGTTTTTTATACCTAAACTAGCAAGTATAAATCATGATGGTAAGGAATTGGGTTTATTGGCTGCAAAGATGTTAATAAAACTAATAAAAAAAGAAAATGTTGAAGTAAAAAAGATTGAGCTAAGACCATATTTAGTGGAAAATAATTCGCTAAGAAAATAA
- the rbsD gene encoding D-ribose pyranase, translating into MKKNGILNSDISKVLSDMGHTDKICICDCGLPIARDIEKIDLALELGVPSFQDVLKVVSEDMKVEKIILAKEIKDNNKNQLNLILDRFDKQVEIEFVSHEDFKKISNSTKAVIRTGEATPYSNIILQSGVIF; encoded by the coding sequence TTGAAGAAAAATGGAATTTTAAACAGTGATATATCTAAAGTTCTATCTGATATGGGTCATACAGATAAAATATGTATTTGCGATTGTGGTTTGCCAATAGCAAGGGATATAGAAAAAATAGATTTAGCACTTGAACTGGGCGTTCCTAGTTTTCAGGATGTACTAAAAGTTGTAAGTGAAGATATGAAAGTTGAAAAAATAATATTGGCTAAAGAAATAAAAGACAATAATAAAAATCAATTAAATCTAATTTTAGATAGATTTGATAAGCAAGTGGAAATTGAGTTTGTGAGTCATGAAGATTTTAAAAAGATTTCAAACTCTACAAAGGCTGTGATTAGAACAGGAGAAGCAACTCCCTATTCAAATATAATACTACAGTCAGGTGTCATTTTTTAA